The following DNA comes from Synechococcus sp. CC9616.
ACGGAACTCAAGGTCGCGATCCGAGGGCGTGAGTCATCGGCTGTCGTAGTGAAACGACCCTTTTACAGGCGCTCGGCGTGATCCAGGCAGCCAAGAACTGATCAGACTGCAAGAGATCCCAGAACGGCGGAATGGTTGAGCTGGTGATGGAGGAGATCGTTCCTCTGATCGCTCTTGCCTTGGCTGGAGTGGCGGCTGGTCGCTTCTTTGATTTCAAGCAGGGAAGCGAAAAAATACTCACGCATTTCGTTCTCTGGCTGGCAGGGCCATCGGCCCTCTTCCTGGCGATCCAGAACAGTTCGGCAGATTCACTGCTGGATGCCGGGCTCAGCTTGACGAGCCTGCTGGTGTTTTCCGTGACCTACCTGGGCACGGTTCTTGTGCATCGCTTCTGGTTGGGCCACGCGGTCGCGGACGGCGCCGTCGCCGCCTGCTGCACCACCTCGATGAATTTGATCATGATCGGATTGCCGATTTCGCTCAGCGTTGCCGGAGATCAGGCCGGAGCCGTTGTGGCCATCAACGCCCTCTTGTCGCTGGTGATCTTCGTCCCAGTAACGGTGGCCTTGCTGGATCCTTCCAAGCCTGAGCAGAGGGATGACTCCTCGAGTTTGGGCAGTCATGTCGCCAGCTCGCTGGGCAACCCCCTGGTCGTTGGCACCTTGATCGGACTGGTTGTCCTCAGCCTTCACATCACCGTTCCCTCCACCATTGAGCTCACGCTTGGTCTCCTCAAGGAAGCAAGCGTCCCCGTTGGCATGGTGGCCCTCGGCCTCACCGTGAATTCCATCGGCCTGCGGTCCATCAACCGGGAAGTTCTACTGATGTGCGGAACCAAAATGGTGGTCGTGCCAGCGATCGCCCTCGGTGCGGCCGTTCTGTTCCGACTCCCCCCGGCCGCGGCCACCGCTCTTGTGGTGTTGTTCAGCTGCCCGCCCGCTCTTCACTCGTACATCCTCGCCAGCGAATACGGCACCTATGAGCAGGAGTCCGACGGCATCATCCTGCTCTCGATTCTGATTTCCGTTCTATCGATCCCCGCCTTCATTTATGCCTGCCAGATGATCTGGGTGATCAGCTGAGAGGCGCGGCAACACTTCCACCGGAACCACGCTGCATGGGATCATCCGGTCTGACTAGGCCCTTCCCATCCCATGCGCAGCAACGGTTGCGGCGACCTGCGCAAGCAGAACATCGACGATCAGGTGATGCTGTGCGGCTGGGTGGATCGGCGCCGCGACCATGGCGGGGTGATCTTCATCGACCTGCGCGACCGCAGCGGCACGGTTCAGATCACCGTCGACCCGGACCTGGGGGCGGAAGCCTTCGCTGTTGCGGAACACCTGCGCAGTGAGACCGTGCTGCAGGTGAATGGCAAGGTGCGGGCGCGACCCGCTGAATCCCTCAACGACAAGCTGGCCACCGGTGCCGTGGAGGTGCTGGCCAGTGGCATCACCGTGCTCAACAGCGTGAAGGGCAATCTCCCCTTCCCCGTGTCGGTGCATGACGAGGAGAACACGCGCGAAGAGCTGCGCCTTCGCCACCGCTATCTGGATCTGCGCCGCAAGCGCATGAACGACAACCTGCGCCTCAGGGCACAAACCATCCAGGCAGCCAGGCGTTTTCTGGAGAAGGAAAGCTTCATCGAAGTGGAGACACCGGTGCTGACGCGCTCCACCCCGGAAGGTGCCCGCGACTACGTGCTGCCCAGCCGTGTCTGCGGCGGCGAATGGTTTGCCCTCCCCCAGTCCCCCCAGCTGTTCAAGCAGCTGCTGATGGTGGGCGGCATCGAGCGTTACTACCAGGTGGCCCGCTGTTTTCGCGACGAGGACCTGCGGGCCGACCGCCAGCCGGAATTCACCCAGCTGGACATCGAAATGAGCTTCATGGATCAAGAGCAGATCCTGGAGTTGAACGAAGCATTGATCTGCGCCATCTGGAAGGCCGTGAAGGGCATCGAGCTACCGCGGCCCTTCCCCCGCATGACCTGGCATGACGCCATGGACCGCTACGGCACCGACCGGCCCGACACCCGCTACGGCATGGAGCTCAACAATGTGAGCGACATCGTCAAGGACATGGGCTTCAAGGTGTTCAGCGGTGCCGTGAAAGCAGGCGGATCGGTGAAGTGCATCGCCGTACCCGGCGGCAATGAGGCCATCTCCAACGTGCGGATCAAGCCCGGCGGCGATGTGTTCAGTGAAGCCCAGAAAGCCGGTGCCGGTGGCTTGGCCTTCATCCGCGTGCGCGACGGCGGCGAAATCGACACGATCGGCGCCATCAAGGACAACCTGAGCGATGAGCAGAAGCAGGAGCTGCTCAGCCGCACCGGCGCGGAACCCGGCACCCTGCTGCTGTTCGGCGCCGGCGACACGGCAACAGTGAACAAGGCCCTCGACCGGGTACGTCAGTTCTTGGCCAAGGAGCTGGGCATGGTCAAGGCCGACCGGGACAACGACCAGTGGAACTTCCTCTGGGTGGTGGACTTCCCGATGTTCGAGTTCAACAGCGACGAGAACCGTTACGAGGCGCTGCATCACCCCTTCTGCGCTCCCAACGCCGAGGATCTCGGCAGCGATGCCTCGCAATGGGCTGAAACACTGCCGGGCGCTCGGGCCCAGGCCTACGACCTCGTTCTCAATGGTCTGGAGCTCGGCGGTGGATCCCTGCGCATCCACGACTCCGCTCTGCAGCGCCAGGTGTTGCAGACCGTTGGCCTGCCACTCGAGGAGGCCCAAGAGCAGTTCGGTTTCCTGATGGACGCCCTCGATGTGGGCGCTCCGCCACATGGAGGCCTGGCATTCGGTGTGGATCGCATGGTGATGCTGCTGGCAGGAGAGGAATCCATCCGCGACACCATTGCCTTCCCCAAGACCCAGCAAGCCCGCTGCCTGATGACCAATGCCCCTGGTGGCGTAGCCGACAAACAGCTGGAGGAACTGCATGTGGCCAGCACCTGGGTGGATCCAAGCGAGGAGGACTGACCTCTGCGAGTGGGCTGAGTCGGTGGTGTTCTTGCCAGTGATCAGCGTCTGATGCGACGGTTCGGCACCAGTCGCTGAGATCCATGGATCTAGCTCTTCCCTGTCCTCTGGAGGCCGGATGGGAGTTGATTCGCACGGTGGTCTTACCGAGGGAGGGGGCTGATGGCCTGCCCTTGGGCGGGTTCTCCGCAGCCGCTTACCAGCCGGAGTCGGACCGGCTTTGGCTGCTCAGTGATGCTCCCCATGGTCATCTCATGACGTGGGGTGGATTGGCCCAGCTGCTCAACGGCATGGCCACCGCGCTGACGCCCGGGCCAAGGCTGCTGCTTCGCGATGCGGATGGGCAACTATTGCCGGAAGGTTTTGATGGCGAGGCACTGGTGCTGGAGGGCAGCCGTGCCTGGATCACCAGCGAGGGCCGCCGCACGCCGGATCGCACTGCCCGGCTGATCAGAATTGATATGAACACAGGCCGGCAGCAGGAGGTGCTGCCGCTGCCGCCATCTTGGAGGGCGGCACCAGGGCGTGGTCTGGCGATCAATCAGGGGCCGGAATCCCTGACGGCGTTGGCCCCTTCCGAGCTGCTGGTCGCCGCTGAGCGACCTCTGCTACAGAGCGACGATCCATCACTGGTTCCGATGGCGCGCGTCAGCAAGGGAGCGGCGATGCGGGATGAGGGCGCGTTGCAGATCCGACCTTTTGCCAAGACTGCTGGTCTCACCGACCTGCTGGCTCTGCCCCGGCAGCGACGTCTGCTGGCCCTTCTCCGCGGATTTCAACCACCACTGAGTTGGACCGCCCAACTGCTGCTGTATCCCTACCCCAACGGCAGGGCTGCCCCGCCGCTCAAGCCTTTGCACGGCTGGGATCTGCTCACAGCTGGGCTGCCGCCGGACAACTGGGAAGCCCTGGCCGTTGGCCCACGACTGCGCGATGGACGCACCACGTTGGTATTGGGGAGTGACGACAACTTCAACCCTCTCCAGTCAAGCTGGATCGCGGTGATGGCTCCTCGCCGCACCGACGCCTGTCCCGACTGATGCGATGACCATGCGCCGCCGCTCTGTTCTCTCCATGCTCGGCCTCGGAAGCGTGGGCCTGCTCACGGCCAAAGGGTTGTCGGGGTATTCCTCCAACGGCATTGGATCCGTCCCCGGCAAGAAGGCCTTCCCCTTCACGCCGGTGCGTGTGGCCTTGCCGGTGAACAGCGATGGCCTGACGGCCGCGGAACAGCAGACCACCTACCGCGAGATCGCTGTTGAAGACCGGCTCGTCGTGCCGGAGGGGGTTCGTTCCGATCTTCTTGCCGCATGGGGGGATGCCCTGGGCAGCAGTCGCTTCGGGTTCAACAACGATCACCTCGGCTTCGTTCAGCACGATGCGAATCGGGCGTCGATGACGGTGAACTTCGAGTACATCAGCCCGAAACCCTGGGTGGATGGCTTCGAAGAGGTGGTGGGCCAACCTCTCCCCTACGCCGCCATGGTGCGGGCGCTGGCTGCCAGCGATGGCCTGATTGATTGCACGGCTTTGGCCGCCACGGACCCGCGTCTGGCTCAGATCCGTGCCATCGCAGATCAGGCGATGACCGATCTCGGCGTTGGTGTGATGACCTTGAAACGGGACAGCCAGGGCCATTGGGTGCGTGCCAAAGCAGCCCAGGACCGGCGCATTGATGGCATCGCCGGCCTTGAGAATCCCGCAGAACGGCTGCGCTGCACGGGGCCGGCCACCAAGGTGTTCGAGGCGGCCAGCCGTCAGGGCTACGACGACGGACTGGGCAGCGCGGTGATCGGCACTTTCGCCAACTGCGGCGGCGGCACCACCCCCTGGGGCACGGTGCTCAGCGCGGAGGAGAACTTCCAGTCCCAGGTTCCGGAACCGGTGTTTGCCGACGGCAGTTCCTTGGCGCCCTCCCAGCGGCCTTTCCTCTGCCTTGAGAGCAAGTTGTACGGACTCGGCAACGTCTACGGACTGGCGGGCAACAAGTACGGCTGGATGGTGGAGGTGGATCCGGATGCCCCCGATCACCAAGCGGTGAAACACACGGCGCTGGGACGGTTTCGCCATGAGGCAGTGGCGGTGCGTGCAGAAGCGGGCCAACCCCTGCTCGTGTATTCAGGCTGCGACCGACGCGGAGGCCATCTTTACCGCTTCGTCAGCAGCAGGACGGTCACGGAAGTGAAAAACAAGGCCAATTCCCGTCTGCTGGAGGAGGGCGAGCTGCAGGTGGCCCGGTTCCAGGCGGATGGCACGGGCGATTGGCTGCCGCTGCGCCCCGACACCGCGGTGGATCCTTTCCTACCCAGCCGGTTTGATCAAGCGGAGCTCGCCTGCCCCGTAGAGCTTCCCAACAGCGATCGCCAGCAGGCCGTTGCCGAGTTGTTCCGCGACGATGCGTCCGTTCAGGCCTACCGCAAGCGCTATCCAACCCTGGCCAGCCTTTATCGCGGGGATGGGGATGCCATGCAGGGGGCAATCCTGGTGGATGCCCACCTGGCGTCCAGCGCCATCGGGGCCACGCCGACCGCCCGCCCGGAAGACACCAAGATCGATCCAATCAGTGGCGATCTGTTGATTGCCTTCACCTCCGGTTCGCCGGGGAGCACCGGTGGTGCTGATCCTGCGGTGTTTCAAGGGCCTGAGGGGCAGGCCAGCTGGCCCAATGGCTGGGTGATGCGTCTCAGCGATCAGGGTGAGAACGGCTTTCGCTGGCGCATGGCGGTCACGGGGGGGACTCCCTGGGCCGGTGGTCTGGGGTTCACCAATCCCGACAATGTGGCCGTCGACGCCAAGGGCAACCTCTGGATCGTCACGGATCGCTCGATGAAAGGGTCAGCCGGAGATGTCTTCGGCAACAACAGCTGCTGGTTTGTGCCGCGCAACGGTGGCCAAAACATTGGCCAAGACAGTAGCCAAGACGAAACGGCCGCCTGTTTTGCCATCGGTCCGATGGAGTGTGAGGTCACCGGCGTCTGCCTGGATCGTCCGGAGAAGACCCTGTTTCTGGCAATTCAGCATCCCGGTGAGGTGCATGGATCGCGCAAGCAAGGCGATGAGGAGTTCCAGACCCATGACCTGGTAGATCGTGAGGACACGGCGTTTCAGCAATTGCGTCAGTTGCCTCTGGGATCGAACTGGCCAGCGCAGGCCCCCGGTCGGCCCCCTCGCCCAGGGGTTGTCGCCGTCCGTCGCAGCAGTGGTGAACCTTTGCTGGGGGCCTAACCCCAGGCTTCACGCTGCATAGAGAAGGAGCCCCAAGTCCATCAGCTGGTTTAAACAGATCCCGAAGGTAATCAGCGCATTTGTCGCACCGCAGTCTCTGGCGAGGAACCCTGAAGTTGGACTTCACAACGGTCAGCTTTTGCCCAGTAAGCCCCGACGGACAGGGGGAACCCGTGAGCGCCGCAGCAGCGGCACGACGGATCTGCTGCGGCTGTATCTCCAGGACATTGGCCGGGTCGACCTTCTCACCAACGAAGAGGAGGTCACGCTGGCGCGTCTAGTGCAGCGCCGCGAGGCCCTGCTGCAACAGCAACGGGATCTGGCCGAAAGCCATGCAGCCATTGGGGAATTGCATCGTCTCGAAGAACTGCAACGCCGCGAAGCGAACCAGCACAGCCACTGGCCGACCAAGCAGGAATGGGCTCGAGCGGCCGGACTGCCCTTGCCGGAGTTGCAGCAGCGAATCGACGTGGGATACCAGAACTGGGCTGAGCAGGCACAACTGGAGGCCAAAGACCTGAAGATTGCCCTCCGCAACGGTCGGCGGGCAAAAGACCACATGATCCAAGCCAACCTCCGGCTTGTGGTGGCGGTGGCCAAGAAATATCAGCAGCGGGGCATGGAACTCCTCGACCTTGTGCAGGAAGGGACGCTCGGGTTGGAACGGGCGGTGGAAAAGTTCGATCCCACCCGGGGGTTCCGCTTCAGCACCTATGCCTACTGGTGGATCCGCCAGGGCATCACCCGTGCCATCGCCACCCAGAGCCGCACGATCCGGCTGCCAGTGCACGTCACCGAAAAGCTCAACCGGATCAAGCGTGTCCAACAGGACATCGCCAGCAATGAGGGCAGAATCGCCTCAATGGCTGATCTGGCCCGTGAGTTGGGCATCAGTGAAGAGACCGTGCGCCAGACACTCGCCCGCGTTCCGCGTTCCGTGTCACTGGATACCCGTGTCGGCCGGGATCAGGACACCCAGCTCGGTGATCTGATCGAGGACGGCAAGGCCACGCCGGAGCAGACCCTGACCCACGATGAACTCCACAACGACCTTGAACATCTGCTGGATGAACTCACCAGCCGGGAAGCCTCCGTGCTGCGGCGCCGCTTCGGCCTGGAGGACGACATACCCCAAACGCTGGCTCAGATCGGAGAAGCGCTGAAACTGTCGCGAGAACGGGTCCGTCAGATCGAAACCCGTGCCCTGCTCAAGCTGCGCCAGCCACAACGTCGCAGCAAGGTGCGCGACTACATCCAGGGGCTGGATTCTTGATTCGCGAACACTGAGCGCTCAGACCCCCCTGCCTGCTGACGAACTGACCAAACCCAGCGCAACAGCTCTGGAGCACCAGGCTGACGCCAGGTACCTTGAAGAAACGACCGGCAAGACATGGCCAAATTCGTCTTCATTACCGGTGGTGTGGTCTCCAGCATTGGTAAGGGCATCGTGGCTGCCAGCCTTGGTCGCCTGCTGAAGTCGAGGGGCTACAACGTTTCGATCCTGAAGCTGGATCCCTATCTGAATGTGGATCCGGGCACGATGAGCCCGATCCAGCACGGTGAGGTGTTTGTCACCGAAGACGGCGCTGAAACCGATCTGGATCTCGGTCACTACGAACGCTTCACCGATACGGCGATGTCCCGCCTCAACAGCGTGACCACCGGTTCCATCTATCAGGCGGTGATCAACAAGGAGCGGCGGGGCGACTACAACGGCGGGACTGTCCAGGTGATTCCGCACATCACAGGCGAGATCCGTGAACGGATCCATCGGGTGGCGGCCAACAGCAATGCCGACGTTGTGATCACGGAAATCGGCGGCACAGTCGGCGACATCGAATCACTCCCCTTTCTTGAAGCGATCCGTGAATTCCGCGGTGATGTGGGTCGCCATGACCTCGCCTACGTCCACGTGACCCTGCTGCCGTTCATCGGAACCTCCGGCGAACTCAAAACAAAACCGACCCAGCACTCGGTGAAGGAGCTGCGCTCAATTGGCATCCAACCCGATGTGCTGGTGTGCCGCAGTGACCGTCCCATCGGCGATGAGATGAAACGCAAGATCGGCGGCTTCTGTGGTGTCCTGACGCGAGCCGTGATCCCCTCACTGGATGCCGACAGCATTTATGCCGTCCCCCTCACCCTGGAACAGGAAGGCCTGTGCCGGGAAGTGCTCGATGTCCTCGATCTCGCCGACCACGAAAGCGACATGGCTGACTGGGCCCAGCTGGTGCACAAATTGCGCAACCCCGGCCCGGCGGTGAAAGTGGCCCTGGTGGGCAAATACATTCAGCTCAATGACGCGTACCTCTCCGTCGTGGAGGCCCTGCGTCATGCCTGTCTGACCCAGGACGCCTCCCTTGATCTTCACTGGGTTTGCGCGGAGCAGATCGAAACAGACGGTGCGGATGCTCTGTTAAAGGGGATGGATGCGGTGGTGGTTCCGGGTGGCTTCGGCAACCGTGGAGTGGATGGAAAGATTGCTTCAATCCGTTGGGCGCGGGAGCAGCGGGTCCCGTTCCTTGGCCTCTGCCTGGGCATGCAGACGGCGGTGATCGAGTGGGCACAAAATCAAGCCGGTCTGACGGAAGCGACCAGCGCTGAACTCGATTCAGGCACACCCCATCCCGTGATCCATCTGCTGCCTGAACAACAGGACGTCGTGGACCTTGGCGGCACAATGCGACTGGGCGTGTATCCCTGCCGAATCGCCTCAGGCACCCTGGCCCATCGACTGTATGGCGAAGAAGTTGTCTACGAGCGACACCGACATCGCTACGAATTCAACAACGCCTACCGCAATCTGTTTCTCGAGTCTGGTTACGTCGTGAGCGGCAGCTCGCCGGATGGACGGCTGGTGGAACTGATCGAGTTGAAGGGACACCCCTTCTTCACCGCCTGTCAGTACCACCCTGAATTCCTCTCACGTCCAGGACGACCGCATCCGCTGTTCCGGGGCCTGATCGAAGCCGCGCAACAGCGCCTGCCCGCGTCCCCAAGCGAGGCTCTCCAGACGCAGCGATGAGCTCAGTCGCCACCCTGCCGGTGGTGGAAACCTTCCACTCCCTTCAAGGGGAGGGGCATCACAGTGGTCGCAGTGCATTCTTCATTCGACTTGCCGGCTGCAGCGTGGGTTGTCGCTGGTGCGACACCAAGCAGTCCTGGCCGGAAAGCGTTCATCCCCTGCAAAGCGTGGACGATCTTGCGAATGCTGCCCTGGCTGCAGTGACGGGTGGTGCCTGTTTCACCGTGATCACCGGAGGTGAACCGCTACACCACGATCTGGGGCCTCTCACGACAGCCCTTGGTCGAACGCAAAGGCCGCTGCATCTGGAAACAAGTGGGGTGGATCCACTCAGTGGTCAGTTCGACTGGATCACCCTCTCGCCGAAGCGCCATCGGCCTCCACGCACCGAACTCCTGCGCCGTTGCCATGAGTTGAAGGTTGTGGTGCACAGTCCGGAAGATCTGGCTTTCGCTGAAGAGATGGCCAACCAGACCGATCGTCAGGCGGAACTTCTTCTTCAGCCTGGTTGGGACAGCGATCGCGGCAGGGAGTTATCGGTGGCACACGTGAGACATCAACCGAGCTGGCGACTCAGCCTGCAAACACACAAGTGGCTGGGCGTGCGTTGAAACTAAAGCCAAGGCTTCTCAATCGACGATGACGACAATTGCCCTCCTCGGTACCGGCCTGCTTGGACACGCCATCGGCCAACGCTTGCTGGAGCAGGGCCAGACGCTGAAGGTATGGAACCGAACCCCCGCACGAATCAGCGCGTTGATCCGTGCCGGTGCAACGCCGATTGAACGACTGAGCGAGATCAGCAAAGGATGCGATGCCGTCATCACCGTCCTGAAAGACGGCCCAGTGACCAGCGACGTCGTGCAGACCCTGGGTGATCTCAAGGGACGGTGCTTGATTCCGATGGGAACGATGGGAATCACGGAAAGCCGCACCCTGGCGACGTTGATGAAAAGCCGGGGCGGGACCTATCTCGAGGCGCCTGTCCTGGGCAGCCGACCAGAAGCCCTAAGCGGATCATTGCTTGTGATGGCCGGCGGCGAACCGGAAGTGTTCAGCCGACATCAGGATCTGCTCGGCCTCCTGTCAGCTCAACCGATGCTCGTCGGACCCGTGGGAAGCGGAGCCGCCACCAAATTGGCTCTCAATCAACTCATCGCCAGCATGACCCACGCGTTTTCAATCTCGTTGCGCCTCGTGCAACAGGCCGAGGTACCAGTCGAGACGTTTATGAACATCCTGCGGCCATCCGCCCTCTACGCCCCCACCTACGACAAGAAACTGAAACGGATGATGGAGCGGCACTACGGCGACCCGAACTTCAGCACAGCCCTGCTTCGCAAAGACTTGGCGCTGTTCCTGCAGGAAGCCATCCATGCCGGATTGAACCCTGAAGGACTCAGGGGACTGTCAACTCTTTTGGCACAAGACAAAGCCCGCGATCTTGATGACCTGGATTACTGCTCCCTGCACGAATTGACGGCTCAAGACGAGAGCTGAGCAATCGCATTAAGCTATTTTTGAAACAACCACCTGCAGCCAATACGAATACAACTCCAGCACATTTAACTGATCAATCGAAGCATTGAGACTCAATAGAAAGATGCTCAGTGCACACTAAACCAACAAGGAAACGACAAGCAACTATGATGGATGGCAACACAATAGAAATCGATCGCTAAATCCAAACAATGGATAATGTCAGATTAATCATTTCCAAAAACCTAGCGATCTACTCCTGAAGCACTAAACGAAGCCAGCAAAATGTTGCCGCGATCTGGACCCCCAGCATTTCGACTGGATCAAGCCCGGCAGGTTCACCGACCTCAGTTGCCCATGAAATGAAGCATGGCTTCCACAGCAGAGAGACCGATTAGAAACGTGCCCGCCAAGAGGGAGGCTTCCTTAAACGTTCTGGCCATCAGCAGCGCCGCAACACCGGTGGAAAGCTCAATCAGAAATCTAAAGGAAATCTGAAGCGGCACTGTGAAGACCCGTAAAGGTTTTGGCAGCCTGGCACGGCAAGTTCACTCAAGTTCATGAAAAGTGCTTTACAGAACTGAGTAAAACGGCTCAAATCTTTTTCTCTCAGCAAAGAAATCATCAATCGTCACATCACCGTGGACGTCTTGAATGAAGAGATGGAATCCAGAACCGCCATCGCCCTGTTGTCCGGCGGCCTCGATTCCGCCACCGCAGCCGCGCTGGCGATTGAATCGGGTGATCGGGTGATCGGCCTGTCCTTCGACTATGGACAAAGGCACCGCCGTGAACTGAAAGCAGCGGAACAAGTGGCACAGAGTCTCGGCTTGGCCGAGCACCATCGGATCAGTGTGAACCTCGCCGCCTGGGGCGGGTCTGCCTTGACCGATGACCAGGTCCGCATACCAACAGATGGCGTCAAAAACGACGGAATCCCGGCGACCTATGTTCCCGGCCGCAATACCGTCTTCATCTCCATCGGCCTGAGCCTGGCAGAGGCAAGAGCCGCTCAACGCCTCGTTCTGGGGGTGAATGCAGTGGACTACTCCGGCTATCCAGACTGTCGCCCCGACTATCTCGAGGCCTTTCAATCTCTGGCCGATCTCGCCAGCAAATCTGGACGCGAGGGACATGGCACCAAGCTTTGGGCACCACTGGTGACCTGGAGCAAAACAAAAATCGTCCAGGAAGCTCTACGACTGGGTGTCCCCATCGCAGACACCTGGAGCTGTTACAGCGGTGGAGACCATCCCTGCGGAGTCTGCGACAGCTGCCGCATCCGTGATGCCGCTCTCCAAGCCGCCGGCCGCTCGGATCTGTGCAGCTGAACGAACCCATCCGTCGCAGCCTGCCCTGGCGTCAACCCGCCACGGTGGCCAGGCGTCTTGCCCAGGAATGGGGAGAAGCTGGCCTGATTTGGCTGGATGGAGACGGCAGTGAACGGGGCCGTTGGGTGACTCTGGCGGTCGATCCGGTTGAACAACGCTGCAGCCGCGGAGGCCCCGGCCAACCAGAGGCCCAAAACCCTTTTGAACTGCTGCGCCAGCTGGGACAAGGGCACTGGTGCGGCTGGCTCAGCTACGAAGCTGCTTGCTGGACAGAACCCGCCAACCCCTGGCCGATGGATGCCATGGCGAGCCTCTGGATCGCACGACATGACCCGGTCCTGCGCTTTGACCTGCTGACTCAAAACCTGTGGATCGAAGGGACAGACCCACTTCGCCTCGAACGGATGTCGCGCTGGCTGACAGCCTCCAATGAGGCAGCGGATGCGCAAGCGGAACCGATCGAGATCGCTCCGGAACAATGGCATTGGCATAGCGACCGAGCCTGCTTCACGGCAGGGGTGCAGCGGATCAAAGAACTGATCGCTGCAGGCGATTTGTTCCAGGCCAACCTCACCGCGTGCTGCAGCACGCCCTGGCCAGCGGAACGATCCTGCCTGGACCTGT
Coding sequences within:
- the aspS gene encoding aspartate--tRNA ligase, whose translation is MRSNGCGDLRKQNIDDQVMLCGWVDRRRDHGGVIFIDLRDRSGTVQITVDPDLGAEAFAVAEHLRSETVLQVNGKVRARPAESLNDKLATGAVEVLASGITVLNSVKGNLPFPVSVHDEENTREELRLRHRYLDLRRKRMNDNLRLRAQTIQAARRFLEKESFIEVETPVLTRSTPEGARDYVLPSRVCGGEWFALPQSPQLFKQLLMVGGIERYYQVARCFRDEDLRADRQPEFTQLDIEMSFMDQEQILELNEALICAIWKAVKGIELPRPFPRMTWHDAMDRYGTDRPDTRYGMELNNVSDIVKDMGFKVFSGAVKAGGSVKCIAVPGGNEAISNVRIKPGGDVFSEAQKAGAGGLAFIRVRDGGEIDTIGAIKDNLSDEQKQELLSRTGAEPGTLLLFGAGDTATVNKALDRVRQFLAKELGMVKADRDNDQWNFLWVVDFPMFEFNSDENRYEALHHPFCAPNAEDLGSDASQWAETLPGARAQAYDLVLNGLELGGGSLRIHDSALQRQVLQTVGLPLEEAQEQFGFLMDALDVGAPPHGGLAFGVDRMVMLLAGEESIRDTIAFPKTQQARCLMTNAPGGVADKQLEELHVASTWVDPSEED
- a CDS encoding AEC family transporter; amino-acid sequence: MVELVMEEIVPLIALALAGVAAGRFFDFKQGSEKILTHFVLWLAGPSALFLAIQNSSADSLLDAGLSLTSLLVFSVTYLGTVLVHRFWLGHAVADGAVAACCTTSMNLIMIGLPISLSVAGDQAGAVVAINALLSLVIFVPVTVALLDPSKPEQRDDSSSLGSHVASSLGNPLVVGTLIGLVVLSLHITVPSTIELTLGLLKEASVPVGMVALGLTVNSIGLRSINREVLLMCGTKMVVVPAIALGAAVLFRLPPAAATALVVLFSCPPALHSYILASEYGTYEQESDGIILLSILISVLSIPAFIYACQMIWVIS
- a CDS encoding PhoX family phosphatase → MRRRSVLSMLGLGSVGLLTAKGLSGYSSNGIGSVPGKKAFPFTPVRVALPVNSDGLTAAEQQTTYREIAVEDRLVVPEGVRSDLLAAWGDALGSSRFGFNNDHLGFVQHDANRASMTVNFEYISPKPWVDGFEEVVGQPLPYAAMVRALAASDGLIDCTALAATDPRLAQIRAIADQAMTDLGVGVMTLKRDSQGHWVRAKAAQDRRIDGIAGLENPAERLRCTGPATKVFEAASRQGYDDGLGSAVIGTFANCGGGTTPWGTVLSAEENFQSQVPEPVFADGSSLAPSQRPFLCLESKLYGLGNVYGLAGNKYGWMVEVDPDAPDHQAVKHTALGRFRHEAVAVRAEAGQPLLVYSGCDRRGGHLYRFVSSRTVTEVKNKANSRLLEEGELQVARFQADGTGDWLPLRPDTAVDPFLPSRFDQAELACPVELPNSDRQQAVAELFRDDASVQAYRKRYPTLASLYRGDGDAMQGAILVDAHLASSAIGATPTARPEDTKIDPISGDLLIAFTSGSPGSTGGADPAVFQGPEGQASWPNGWVMRLSDQGENGFRWRMAVTGGTPWAGGLGFTNPDNVAVDAKGNLWIVTDRSMKGSAGDVFGNNSCWFVPRNGGQNIGQDSSQDETAACFAIGPMECEVTGVCLDRPEKTLFLAIQHPGEVHGSRKQGDEEFQTHDLVDREDTAFQQLRQLPLGSNWPAQAPGRPPRPGVVAVRRSSGEPLLGA
- a CDS encoding RNA polymerase sigma factor, RpoD/SigA family, translating into MPSKPRRTGGTRERRSSGTTDLLRLYLQDIGRVDLLTNEEEVTLARLVQRREALLQQQRDLAESHAAIGELHRLEELQRREANQHSHWPTKQEWARAAGLPLPELQQRIDVGYQNWAEQAQLEAKDLKIALRNGRRAKDHMIQANLRLVVAVAKKYQQRGMELLDLVQEGTLGLERAVEKFDPTRGFRFSTYAYWWIRQGITRAIATQSRTIRLPVHVTEKLNRIKRVQQDIASNEGRIASMADLARELGISEETVRQTLARVPRSVSLDTRVGRDQDTQLGDLIEDGKATPEQTLTHDELHNDLEHLLDELTSREASVLRRRFGLEDDIPQTLAQIGEALKLSRERVRQIETRALLKLRQPQRRSKVRDYIQGLDS
- a CDS encoding CTP synthase, yielding MAKFVFITGGVVSSIGKGIVAASLGRLLKSRGYNVSILKLDPYLNVDPGTMSPIQHGEVFVTEDGAETDLDLGHYERFTDTAMSRLNSVTTGSIYQAVINKERRGDYNGGTVQVIPHITGEIRERIHRVAANSNADVVITEIGGTVGDIESLPFLEAIREFRGDVGRHDLAYVHVTLLPFIGTSGELKTKPTQHSVKELRSIGIQPDVLVCRSDRPIGDEMKRKIGGFCGVLTRAVIPSLDADSIYAVPLTLEQEGLCREVLDVLDLADHESDMADWAQLVHKLRNPGPAVKVALVGKYIQLNDAYLSVVEALRHACLTQDASLDLHWVCAEQIETDGADALLKGMDAVVVPGGFGNRGVDGKIASIRWAREQRVPFLGLCLGMQTAVIEWAQNQAGLTEATSAELDSGTPHPVIHLLPEQQDVVDLGGTMRLGVYPCRIASGTLAHRLYGEEVVYERHRHRYEFNNAYRNLFLESGYVVSGSSPDGRLVELIELKGHPFFTACQYHPEFLSRPGRPHPLFRGLIEAAQQRLPASPSEALQTQR
- a CDS encoding esterase-like activity of phytase family protein; the protein is MDLALPCPLEAGWELIRTVVLPREGADGLPLGGFSAAAYQPESDRLWLLSDAPHGHLMTWGGLAQLLNGMATALTPGPRLLLRDADGQLLPEGFDGEALVLEGSRAWITSEGRRTPDRTARLIRIDMNTGRQQEVLPLPPSWRAAPGRGLAINQGPESLTALAPSELLVAAERPLLQSDDPSLVPMARVSKGAAMRDEGALQIRPFAKTAGLTDLLALPRQRRLLALLRGFQPPLSWTAQLLLYPYPNGRAAPPLKPLHGWDLLTAGLPPDNWEALAVGPRLRDGRTTLVLGSDDNFNPLQSSWIAVMAPRRTDACPD